A DNA window from Caulobacter mirabilis contains the following coding sequences:
- a CDS encoding YceI family protein, with amino-acid sequence MLRPVAAALALVLISTPMAALAAPSTNPADMPAGTYVLDGTHASLLAKVRHLGFSNYTVRFTVKDATYSWDPKSPQTAQVTALIDAKSFDTGYPGHDPKLANEFIAADKFPEIKFVSTSIQQSQGGKGKMTGDLTLRGVTKPVTLDVTYNGYGEVMGSKRSGFSAATTIKRSDFGSDFLNKPGMIGDDIDIVLELEFTKK; translated from the coding sequence ATGCTTCGCCCCGTCGCCGCCGCCCTGGCCCTGGTTCTGATTTCCACGCCCATGGCCGCTCTCGCGGCGCCGTCGACCAACCCGGCGGACATGCCGGCCGGGACCTACGTCCTCGACGGCACCCACGCCAGCCTGCTGGCCAAGGTCCGCCACCTGGGCTTCTCCAACTACACGGTCCGCTTCACGGTGAAGGACGCGACCTACAGCTGGGATCCCAAGTCGCCGCAGACCGCCCAGGTCACCGCCCTGATCGACGCCAAGTCGTTCGACACCGGCTACCCGGGCCATGACCCCAAGCTGGCCAACGAGTTCATCGCCGCCGACAAGTTCCCCGAGATCAAGTTCGTCTCGACCTCGATCCAGCAGAGCCAGGGCGGCAAGGGCAAGATGACCGGCGACCTGACGCTGCGCGGCGTGACCAAGCCGGTGACGCTGGACGTGACCTACAACGGCTATGGCGAGGTCATGGGCTCCAAGCGCTCGGGCTTCTCGGCGGCCACAACGATCAAGCGCTCGGACTTCGGCTCCGACTTCCTGAACAAGCCCGGCATGATCGGCGACGACATCGACATCGTCCTGGAGCTGGAGTTCACCAAGAAGTAG
- a CDS encoding cytochrome b — MTQARYSAVAIVLHWTIALLMVWVVGLAWYADTLEGSARIEPLQLHKPLGITILVLTVLRLLWRLAKKPPALSTHLKPWERFLAHAVHVLFYVVLLALPLSGWAMVSASKLITVFPINMFGLFEWPALSFLTNLPADQLKPTHDALQEAHHLLAKVIIYVLIPLHILGALKHQFLDKDNELARMIPFLARKDAA; from the coding sequence ATGACCCAGGCCCGTTACTCCGCCGTTGCGATCGTCCTGCACTGGACGATCGCCCTCCTGATGGTCTGGGTCGTCGGCCTGGCCTGGTACGCCGACACCCTGGAGGGGTCGGCCCGCATCGAGCCCCTGCAGCTGCACAAGCCGCTCGGCATCACCATCCTGGTGCTGACGGTCCTGCGGCTGCTGTGGCGGCTGGCCAAGAAGCCGCCGGCCCTGTCGACGCACCTGAAGCCCTGGGAACGGTTCCTGGCCCATGCGGTCCACGTGCTGTTCTACGTGGTGCTGCTGGCGCTGCCGCTCAGCGGCTGGGCGATGGTCTCGGCCAGCAAACTGATCACCGTCTTCCCGATCAACATGTTCGGGCTGTTCGAGTGGCCGGCGCTGTCGTTCCTGACCAACCTGCCCGCCGACCAGCTCAAGCCGACGCATGACGCCCTGCAGGAGGCCCACCATCTCCTGGCCAAGGTCATCATCTACGTCCTGATCCCCCTGCACATCCTGGGCGCCCTCAAGCATCAGTTCCTCGACAAGGACAACGAGCTGGCCCGGATGATCCCCTTCCTCGCCCGAAAGGACGCCGCGTGA